From a region of the Paenibacillus sp. FSL R10-2734 genome:
- a CDS encoding O-antigen ligase family protein: MLRGFFFTEEMYLFLTLWFVLCSAVLLYLFIGVGEWRSKAGGVSGVRGAVKIILIAPLVVLSLYVIHWLREPVSAQGTMNEVLRWGLYASFAFLVCFCALNRLGRQLIIAAWTILGMVLSLSALLAVYGVIDLPFAMAYSGSSEVSVTGARLAGVMEYPNTFGAVMAVFVLERLFAVAVYYVKPQKSVEMWGAGGRSVGRECGGTGVDYAGVEGGRENAGSKCAEVERGREKIGGRCVGVEQGESGNTAAALLRLLPLFPYAAALLLSESRGAWLTAACACAAVLLWKRQLIAPLLAAGAAPVAAAALLYRQLARAGLAVEPLPGLLMLAGLWAGALLAGLWLCRRQHSAAGSARAAMLALAAAGWTAAGTAVLLHVRERITGPSSTVSARGLFYRDAWRLAAEAPWLGRGGETWRSSYLSAQSRPYVGSQVHNGYLDILLNLGFVGLAAILIMLLAAGWLLAKRSQRLLPAFLVIVLHSAVDFDWSYGLIWLLLFWLPALALAEHEQKHQSAIARFTSMSLLTRSASAPLLPLHSATAPLQPPRSATAPLQTPHSATAPLQPPRSATAPLQPPHSATAPLQPPRSATAPLQLTHSASAPLQPPRSASAPLQPPHSASAPLQPPRSASVPPQPPHSGSARKPVPLFPRRLFITVAGCLCLMLSVLSYHAAQGERFYRQAVQTVDPYVKADLLQQSLAWNPRSPRTAVVLSRLLTSEQSVSILQKSLLYSPEIASLSWELAERWIRSDHPGAALYWIRQSIRLDKYNNTKWVKAIEGMLIMGQTKLAEGNRKEALICVASGNELLREYTMLAEEEASKGEQHNDREFRMTQKADDLSRRLLMLALRF; the protein is encoded by the coding sequence TTGTTGCGGGGATTTTTTTTTACGGAGGAGATGTACCTCTTTCTGACCCTATGGTTCGTGCTGTGCTCTGCGGTCTTGCTTTATTTGTTCATTGGAGTGGGCGAGTGGAGAAGTAAGGCAGGGGGAGTAAGTGGAGTACGTGGAGCTGTGAAAATAATATTAATCGCTCCTTTGGTTGTTCTATCGCTCTATGTGATTCATTGGCTGAGGGAACCTGTTTCGGCACAGGGTACTATGAATGAAGTACTACGGTGGGGCTTGTACGCTAGCTTTGCGTTTTTGGTTTGTTTTTGCGCATTGAATCGGTTGGGGCGTCAGCTTATCATTGCCGCGTGGACCATTTTGGGTATGGTTTTAAGCTTGAGTGCTTTGCTGGCTGTATACGGGGTGATTGATTTGCCTTTCGCTATGGCCTACAGCGGCTCATCAGAAGTAAGTGTCACAGGTGCCAGATTAGCAGGGGTGATGGAATATCCCAATACCTTTGGTGCTGTGATGGCTGTTTTTGTGCTTGAGCGACTGTTTGCTGTCGCCGTTTATTATGTAAAGCCGCAGAAGAGCGTGGAGATGTGGGGAGCAGGAGGACGTAGTGTTGGGCGAGAGTGTGGGGGCACAGGAGTAGATTATGCTGGGGTAGAAGGTGGGCGTGAAAACGCAGGGTCAAAGTGCGCAGAGGTGGAACGAGGGCGTGAAAAAATAGGGGGAAGATGCGTAGGTGTGGAGCAAGGTGAGTCGGGAAATACGGCCGCCGCGCTGCTGCGCTTGCTGCCGCTGTTCCCGTACGCCGCCGCGTTGCTCCTCAGCGAGTCGCGCGGCGCGTGGCTGACGGCGGCTTGCGCCTGCGCCGCCGTCTTGCTCTGGAAGCGGCAGCTTATCGCGCCGCTTCTTGCCGCTGGTGCCGCGCCTGTGGCCGCCGCGGCGCTGCTCTACCGCCAACTGGCCCGTGCCGGGTTGGCGGTAGAGCCTTTGCCCGGCCTGCTGATGCTGGCCGGGCTTTGGGCCGGCGCGTTGCTAGCCGGCCTATGGCTGTGCCGCCGCCAGCACAGCGCGGCGGGGAGTGCCCGAGCCGCCATGCTGGCATTGGCGGCGGCAGGTTGGACGGCGGCGGGCACCGCCGTCCTCCTGCACGTGCGCGAGCGGATCACCGGACCGTCGTCGACGGTATCCGCGCGTGGTCTTTTCTACCGCGACGCCTGGCGGCTAGCGGCAGAGGCACCTTGGCTGGGACGCGGGGGCGAGACTTGGCGGAGTTCATACCTCTCCGCCCAATCTCGCCCTTATGTAGGCAGCCAAGTGCACAATGGATACCTCGACATCCTGTTGAACCTAGGATTTGTCGGCCTCGCAGCCATCCTTATTATGCTGCTAGCAGCAGGCTGGCTGCTGGCTAAGAGATCGCAGCGGCTGCTGCCGGCATTTTTGGTTATCGTTTTACATAGCGCAGTCGATTTTGACTGGAGCTACGGTTTAATCTGGCTGCTGCTTTTTTGGCTGCCAGCGCTTGCCTTGGCCGAACATGAGCAGAAACATCAATCTGCGATTGCCCGCTTTACATCCATGAGTTTGCTCACTCGCTCTGCCTCCGCGCCGTTGCTACCACTGCACTCTGCCACCGCGCCGTTGCAGCCACCGCGCTCAGCCACCGCGCCGTTGCAGACACCGCACTCTGCCACCGCGCCGTTGCAGCCACCGCGCTCAGCCACCGCGCCGTTGCAGCCACCGCACTCTGCCACCGCGCCGTTGCAGCCACCGCGCTCAGCCACCGCGCCCTTGCAACTAACGCACTCTGCCTCCGCGCCGTTGCAGCCACCGCGCTCAGCATCCGCGCCGTTGCAGCCACCGCACTCGGCGTCCGCGCCGTTGCAGCCACCGCGCTCTGCGTCCGTGCCCCCGCAGCCACCGCACTCTGGTTCCGCGCGCAAACCCGTACCCCTATTTCCCCGCCGTCTATTCATTACTGTCGCCGGTTGCCTTTGCCTAATGCTATCCGTATTGTCCTATCACGCTGCCCAAGGAGAGAGGTTCTACCGACAAGCTGTTCAAACGGTTGATCCCTATGTGAAGGCAGATCTGCTACAGCAATCACTGGCATGGAATCCTCGTTCACCCCGAACAGCTGTAGTATTATCTAGGCTGCTTACGAGCGAACAAAGCGTGAGTATACTCCAGAAGAGTTTGCTGTACTCCCCGGAGATTGCAAGTTTAAGCTGGGAGCTAGCTGAACGTTGGATAAGAAGTGATCATCCGGGAGCGGCGTTATATTGGATACGCCAGAGCATTAGGCTGGATAAATACAACAATACCAAGTGGGTAAAGGCGATCGAAGGGATGCTTATCATGGGGCAAACCAAGCTTGCAGAAGGAAATCGAAAGGAAGCACTAATCTGTGTTGCATCCGGGAACGAACTTCTTCGTGAATATACAATGTTGGCAGAAGAGGAAGCTAGTAAAGGAGAGCAACATAATGACCGCGAATTCCGAATGACTCAAAAAGCCGACGACTTGAGTCGGCGGCTTCTTATGTTGGCTTTACGATTTTAA
- a CDS encoding SdpI family protein: MMKDFKWRWQDTLIVVLGLASLAYALINYGKLPQELPAQWGITGKVNRSWDKNIAIFMFGILGIVLPLIMQFTRSIDPKRENYKKFENAYAMSRLAIGVLFNLMLVLSVAYGLGKDINVGKIAIGALGVMFIALGNYMPQVKDNYLFGVRTAWTLSNPEVWRKTHRLSGGMWMIGGLLIFAGAFLSGVWSQALIITALVLAIIVPVLYSWIIARQLKS, encoded by the coding sequence ATGATGAAAGATTTCAAATGGAGATGGCAGGATACACTCATTGTAGTATTAGGTTTAGCTTCACTAGCTTACGCTTTAATCAATTATGGTAAGCTGCCGCAGGAATTGCCTGCGCAGTGGGGAATTACCGGTAAAGTTAACCGGTCTTGGGATAAAAACATAGCTATTTTCATGTTCGGAATCCTGGGGATTGTGCTCCCGCTGATCATGCAGTTCACACGCAGTATCGACCCTAAGCGGGAAAATTACAAGAAGTTTGAAAATGCCTATGCCATGAGCAGACTCGCTATTGGGGTGCTTTTTAATCTCATGCTGGTGCTGTCGGTTGCTTACGGTCTAGGTAAAGATATTAACGTGGGCAAAATTGCTATAGGAGCCCTCGGAGTGATGTTTATAGCGCTCGGCAACTACATGCCACAGGTAAAAGATAATTACTTGTTTGGTGTTCGTACAGCATGGACGCTCTCTAACCCGGAGGTGTGGCGAAAAACGCATCGCCTCTCGGGAGGAATGTGGATGATTGGTGGTTTACTTATTTTTGCGGGAGCCTTTTTGAGCGGAGTCTGGTCTCAAGCCCTTATTATTACGGCACTTGTACTTGCTATTATCGTTCCTGTTCTATACTCCTGGATTATTGCACGTCAGTTAAAATCGTAA
- a CDS encoding autorepressor SdpR family transcription factor, with the protein MNESFKALADPTRRQIIRLLREKDRTAGEIADFFNMSKPSISHHLNALKHADLVQDERKGQFIMYSLNTTVLEEVLGWLLELTGTGKQSRQSIDSEKEAD; encoded by the coding sequence ATGAATGAATCTTTCAAAGCACTTGCTGACCCTACCCGTCGCCAAATCATTCGGTTACTAAGGGAAAAAGACCGGACAGCGGGTGAAATTGCCGATTTTTTTAACATGTCTAAGCCAAGCATTTCCCACCATCTGAATGCACTGAAGCATGCCGATCTGGTACAGGATGAGCGAAAAGGACAGTTCATTATGTATTCATTAAATACGACGGTTCTTGAAGAGGTTCTTGGCTGGCTGCTTGAGCTAACAGGTACGGGAAAACAAAGTCGTCAGAGTATCGATTCTGAGAAGGAGGCTGATTGA
- a CDS encoding glucose 1-dehydrogenase yields the protein MMLTNKVAVVTGAGSGIGEAIALLFAQQGAKVIAADIQLANVEAVAKKAEQGKEKGSIYPVQADVSKEEDTQRMIEAASTQFGGLHILVNNAGIMDKMTPAHEISDDLWENVFAVNVTGPMRAIRKVLPIFMTQQSGCIINVASIGGLAGSRAGVAYTASKHAVIGMTKNIGFQYSKLGIRCNAIAPGGVKTNIDLANPSAFGSQKAGEGMASMPRTGESSEIASIALFLASDAASFVNGAVITADAGWTAY from the coding sequence ATGATGCTGACAAATAAAGTTGCAGTTGTTACAGGCGCTGGTTCTGGGATTGGGGAAGCGATTGCTCTTCTTTTTGCCCAGCAGGGGGCTAAGGTTATTGCTGCGGACATCCAACTGGCGAATGTTGAAGCGGTGGCCAAAAAGGCAGAGCAAGGCAAAGAGAAGGGGTCTATCTATCCTGTGCAGGCAGATGTCTCAAAGGAAGAGGATACACAGCGAATGATTGAAGCCGCGAGTACACAATTTGGTGGCCTTCATATTCTCGTTAATAATGCGGGGATTATGGATAAAATGACTCCGGCTCACGAGATCTCAGATGACTTATGGGAAAACGTGTTTGCGGTTAACGTCACCGGACCTATGAGAGCGATCCGTAAGGTGCTGCCGATATTTATGACACAGCAAAGTGGATGTATCATCAACGTAGCTTCTATCGGTGGCTTAGCTGGATCTCGTGCCGGTGTGGCGTATACTGCCTCCAAGCATGCTGTCATCGGTATGACCAAAAATATAGGGTTTCAGTACTCGAAGCTCGGAATTCGCTGCAATGCCATAGCCCCTGGTGGGGTCAAGACTAATATTGACTTGGCTAATCCGAGTGCTTTTGGTAGTCAAAAAGCAGGAGAAGGTATGGCGTCGATGCCACGGACAGGAGAAAGCAGCGAGATCGCATCGATAGCCTTATTCTTGGCTTCAGATGCTGCGAGCTTCGTGAATGGTGCAGTAATAACGGCGGATGCCGGATGGACCGCTTATTAA
- a CDS encoding DedA family protein gives MHVISDLISTLFEWIQSLGYFGIMIGLMIEVIPSEIVLAFGGFLVWSGDINFFGAVLFGTIGGVIAQIFVYWIGRYGGRPVLEKYGKYIFIQKKHIDHSEEWFNKYGTGVIFTARFIPVVRHAISVPAGISKMPLGKFTLLTTLAVIPWSALFVYLGFTLGNKWEDIDKVAAKYTNEIILVAIALIIIYFVFKWYKSKKKGTTK, from the coding sequence TTGCATGTTATTTCTGATCTGATCTCGACATTGTTTGAATGGATTCAGAGTCTTGGTTATTTTGGGATTATGATCGGACTTATGATTGAAGTTATTCCGAGTGAAATTGTACTGGCTTTCGGTGGCTTTTTAGTATGGAGTGGAGATATTAATTTTTTTGGTGCCGTGTTATTCGGTACGATCGGCGGAGTCATTGCACAGATTTTTGTATATTGGATTGGTCGTTATGGTGGCAGACCTGTTCTGGAGAAATACGGGAAATATATTTTTATTCAAAAGAAGCATATTGACCATTCGGAAGAGTGGTTCAATAAATACGGGACTGGCGTAATCTTTACAGCACGTTTTATTCCCGTTGTTCGTCATGCCATTTCCGTTCCAGCTGGAATATCGAAAATGCCTTTAGGTAAGTTCACTTTGTTGACTACGCTTGCTGTTATTCCATGGAGTGCTTTGTTTGTATATCTGGGTTTTACCCTGGGGAATAAATGGGAAGATATTGACAAAGTGGCAGCTAAGTATACCAACGAAATTATACTTGTAGCGATCGCTTTGATCATCATTTACTTTGTGTTTAAATGGTACAAATCCAAGAAAAAGGGGACTACAAAATGA
- a CDS encoding thioredoxin family protein: protein MKRNVAHKFGKGLTPRQFVESMTKNQQDFESWYEKFTWEDENDKEYFESLNHRDDLRVLILAADWCGDVVRNIPAVFRILETAGMKTEVFILEENLELMDDFLTMGGRSVPVVIFADTGGYVLGHWGPRPEHVQSIMREFKRENPDREAADYDSKIAEARKAMGQAYGEGTEYQTVIAKELRSLISGF from the coding sequence ATGAAGCGAAATGTAGCTCATAAGTTTGGAAAAGGCCTAACGCCGCGCCAATTCGTAGAAAGTATGACGAAGAATCAACAGGATTTTGAATCCTGGTATGAGAAGTTTACTTGGGAAGATGAGAACGATAAGGAATATTTCGAAAGTCTGAACCATCGTGACGATTTGCGGGTACTTATTCTTGCAGCGGATTGGTGTGGGGATGTAGTTCGCAACATTCCTGCTGTATTCCGTATTCTGGAGACGGCGGGGATGAAGACTGAGGTATTCATTTTGGAAGAGAATCTGGAGCTCATGGATGATTTCTTGACCATGGGTGGAAGATCTGTCCCAGTCGTGATTTTTGCGGACACTGGCGGATATGTGCTTGGACATTGGGGTCCTCGTCCTGAGCATGTGCAGAGTATAATGAGAGAGTTTAAACGTGAGAATCCTGATCGTGAGGCCGCTGATTACGACAGCAAAATCGCAGAAGCACGTAAGGCCATGGGGCAAGCCTATGGGGAAGGAACGGAATATCAGACAGTTATCGCAAAAGAACTGCGTAGTCTGATTTCCGGATTCTAA
- a CDS encoding MBL fold metallo-hydrolase, with amino-acid sequence MLNIRSFNLGPLQTNAYLLTGADPAKGIIIDPGMNPAALVRSIEGMEIEAILLTHAHFDHMGGVDEIRKAKKCPVYLHPLESEWLSSPKLNGSLMWSEVSPPLATDPAEYDLAEGQVLQLIGHTFRVYHTPGHSPGSVSFLCGNDLFSGDVLFKMGVGRTDLPGGRERDLFDSIRSKLYKMDDEVKVYPGHGPRTTIGYEKIRNPYVPQ; translated from the coding sequence ATGCTAAATATACGTTCATTTAATCTAGGTCCGCTTCAGACGAATGCCTACCTACTGACAGGTGCGGATCCTGCGAAGGGTATCATCATAGATCCAGGTATGAATCCTGCTGCATTAGTGCGGAGTATCGAAGGGATGGAAATCGAAGCTATTTTGTTAACACATGCACATTTTGATCATATGGGCGGTGTAGACGAAATTCGTAAAGCTAAGAAATGCCCTGTTTATTTACATCCACTTGAAAGTGAATGGCTAAGCAGCCCCAAGCTGAACGGTTCACTAATGTGGTCGGAGGTGTCACCTCCTCTAGCTACAGATCCTGCGGAATATGATCTGGCAGAAGGGCAAGTTCTGCAGCTCATTGGACACACCTTCCGTGTGTACCATACACCTGGTCACTCTCCAGGCAGTGTAAGTTTCCTTTGTGGAAATGATTTATTCTCTGGAGATGTACTGTTTAAGATGGGGGTTGGGCGCACAGATTTGCCTGGTGGTAGAGAACGAGATCTGTTCGATTCTATTCGTAGCAAGCTGTACAAAATGGATGATGAAGTGAAGGTTTATCCAGGTCATGGCCCACGGACAACGATTGGATATGAAAAGATTCGCAACCCTTATGTTCCTCAATAA
- the sigY gene encoding RNA polymerase sigma factor SigY, with product MSDQSLERIRRAQQGDTSALTSLLREHYTFLFKYLIKVTMDPLLAEDLVQDTMVRCMEKINTYNGTSSFSSWLITIATRIFIDRKRRWKREAEWKQREQQEQGIRSIRWRFESRGEEWSEVLDALSRLPSAQRVAVLLKHYYGYSYDEIGEIMQVPSGTVKSRVSLGLNQLRKELNENGEG from the coding sequence ATGAGCGATCAGTCGCTGGAGAGAATCAGACGGGCACAGCAGGGAGATACTTCAGCACTAACTTCACTGCTGCGAGAACACTATACCTTTTTATTCAAATATTTAATTAAGGTGACCATGGACCCGTTGCTGGCAGAGGATCTTGTACAGGACACCATGGTCAGATGTATGGAGAAGATCAACACTTATAACGGAACTTCTTCGTTCTCCTCTTGGTTAATCACAATTGCTACCAGAATATTCATTGATCGAAAGCGGCGTTGGAAGCGTGAAGCGGAGTGGAAGCAGCGAGAACAACAGGAACAGGGGATCCGTTCGATTCGTTGGCGGTTTGAGAGCAGGGGGGAGGAATGGAGTGAAGTGCTGGATGCCCTTTCCAGATTGCCCTCTGCACAAAGGGTAGCTGTGCTACTGAAGCATTATTATGGCTATAGCTACGACGAAATTGGCGAGATCATGCAAGTTCCTTCAGGCACAGTCAAGTCGCGTGTATCCCTCGGTCTTAACCAACTACGAAAGGAGCTGAATGAGAATGGAGAAGGATAA
- a CDS encoding YxlC family protein, giving the protein MEKDKDKEPELYLQKLSDELNRLDAHYDDITPPSLQELERLMADAAVHRKSRERKELLVFWGISLILICAFLSILGSAPMIYWIIQAIIPIAGLGGLGIARIRRNREGAQE; this is encoded by the coding sequence ATGGAGAAGGATAAAGATAAGGAGCCTGAGTTGTATTTACAGAAGCTTTCAGATGAGCTTAATCGATTAGATGCACATTATGATGACATCACACCACCTTCATTACAGGAACTGGAGAGGTTAATGGCTGATGCTGCTGTGCATAGAAAGAGCAGGGAACGTAAAGAGCTGCTGGTATTCTGGGGGATATCGTTGATCCTGATCTGCGCATTTCTATCCATTCTCGGTTCTGCGCCGATGATCTATTGGATTATTCAAGCGATCATTCCTATAGCGGGACTCGGAGGCTTAGGGATAGCGAGGATCAGGAGGAATAGAGAAGGTGCACAAGAATGA
- a CDS encoding PLD nuclease N-terminal domain-containing protein produces MEDVNWGLIMPLIILQALLAIIGLISLAKADSVRGPKWMWILIIIFGNMLGSIAYFTIGRKDV; encoded by the coding sequence ATGGAAGATGTAAATTGGGGTTTAATTATGCCATTGATCATTTTGCAAGCTTTGCTTGCTATTATCGGGTTGATTTCTTTAGCCAAAGCCGATAGCGTGCGCGGCCCGAAATGGATGTGGATCCTTATTATTATATTTGGGAATATGCTAGGCAGCATAGCTTATTTTACGATAGGAAGGAAAGATGTCTAA
- a CDS encoding ABC transporter ATP-binding protein: MSLLHVTNLRKSYGAHISVNDISFEIEKGRCVALLGPNGAGKTTTLRMLAGLLEPTSGMIAFEGSRPGAEYRKGLGYVPQSPAFYGWMTGQEYVVFAAKLSGMGAKEATSSALESLKRVGLKDDARRRIGGYSGGMKQRLGLAQALVHRPRLLLLDEPVSALDPIGRREVMELLREIREETTVVFSTHVLHDAEEICDDIILMNHGLIAEQGSLSQLRSQYSLPVIRLRTEKHNEAMQWLESLADKPFVLESQLFGDHAVFNVNDVEMARRMILQEAAQLEIPLLQFEAGSSTLEDLFMKVVGV, encoded by the coding sequence ATGTCACTCCTTCATGTTACAAATTTACGCAAAAGTTATGGGGCGCATATTTCCGTTAATGATATAAGCTTTGAAATTGAAAAAGGTCGGTGTGTAGCTCTACTGGGGCCTAATGGTGCTGGAAAGACGACCACACTACGTATGCTGGCGGGACTTCTAGAACCAACCTCTGGAATGATTGCTTTTGAGGGGAGCCGTCCTGGAGCAGAATATCGAAAGGGCTTAGGATATGTACCGCAGTCTCCAGCCTTTTACGGGTGGATGACTGGACAGGAATATGTTGTATTCGCTGCAAAGCTTAGTGGAATGGGGGCCAAAGAAGCGACTAGCAGCGCTTTGGAATCACTTAAGCGTGTAGGCCTCAAAGACGATGCTCGCCGCAGGATTGGTGGCTATTCCGGGGGGATGAAGCAACGGCTGGGTCTCGCACAGGCACTTGTGCATCGCCCTCGACTGCTTTTACTTGATGAGCCTGTATCTGCACTTGATCCGATTGGCCGCAGGGAAGTAATGGAATTGCTACGAGAAATACGTGAAGAAACGACGGTAGTTTTCTCCACACATGTGCTGCATGATGCGGAAGAGATCTGTGATGATATTATTCTAATGAATCATGGACTAATTGCAGAGCAGGGGTCTTTATCGCAGCTTCGTTCACAATACAGCCTTCCTGTTATTCGTTTACGTACCGAGAAGCATAATGAAGCCATGCAGTGGCTGGAGTCTCTTGCCGACAAGCCGTTTGTACTGGAGTCCCAGTTGTTTGGTGATCATGCTGTCTTTAATGTGAACGATGTAGAAATGGCACGCCGGATGATTTTGCAAGAAGCAGCACAGCTCGAAATTCCATTGCTGCAATTTGAAGCGGGTTCTTCCACGTTAGAGGATTTATTTATGAAGGTGGTGGGCGTATGA
- a CDS encoding ABC transporter permease subunit — MSSTWVLYRKEMLEMARSYKLIWIPVVFIILGIMQPLTIYYLPEILKASGDVPPGLLEGYAIPSAAVVMAQALGQYGTIGMLVLALGSMNTLAGERYSGTLELILVRPVSPTAIVFAKWAAQLTLLVVALGLGAAGAAYYTEQLIGSLAWGDVIAASGVYGLWLLCVVSATLLFSAFLRPPVAAFLALALMAGLSLGLSLLPTWFDWAPAALSGLSAGILTDGEGFRAGPYLSASILIIICLAGASFLTRKNNIPD, encoded by the coding sequence ATGAGCAGCACCTGGGTCCTTTATCGAAAAGAAATGCTCGAGATGGCTCGCAGTTATAAGCTAATCTGGATACCTGTCGTGTTCATCATATTAGGCATCATGCAGCCCTTAACCATTTATTATTTACCGGAAATATTAAAAGCTTCAGGAGATGTTCCTCCAGGTCTGCTGGAGGGGTATGCAATACCGAGTGCTGCAGTTGTAATGGCGCAAGCTCTGGGACAGTATGGGACGATTGGAATGCTGGTATTGGCGCTTGGCTCGATGAATACTTTAGCTGGTGAACGTTATAGCGGAACTTTGGAATTAATTCTAGTAAGACCGGTTTCTCCGACAGCAATAGTGTTCGCTAAATGGGCAGCTCAGCTGACCTTGCTTGTTGTTGCGCTTGGACTGGGTGCAGCGGGCGCTGCTTATTACACGGAGCAGCTAATTGGATCACTAGCATGGGGCGATGTTATCGCAGCTTCTGGAGTATATGGTTTGTGGTTATTATGTGTTGTCTCGGCTACGTTGTTGTTTAGTGCCTTTTTAAGACCTCCAGTAGCCGCATTTTTAGCACTGGCGTTAATGGCTGGATTGTCATTAGGCTTAAGCTTATTGCCTACATGGTTTGACTGGGCGCCCGCAGCACTCTCTGGACTGTCAGCAGGAATTCTTACAGATGGAGAGGGCTTTAGAGCAGGTCCATATCTGTCTGCCAGTATATTGATCATAATTTGTCTTGCTGGGGCCTCATTTTTGACAAGGAAGAACAACATTCCCGACTGA
- a CDS encoding ATPase, with the protein MLRLGEKIVIVADAFEQSLPIGEYGYLIAYDRNPDNAFDYVIRVPEANRNFYVPAEDIEAEEHLLVAEAERATHEALIDYALSTYNEKLFHHLMNGEDMDTEETESTSTESMSQADFIKQVNLRAWI; encoded by the coding sequence ATGCTGCGTTTAGGAGAAAAGATTGTCATTGTTGCGGACGCTTTTGAGCAGAGTCTTCCTATCGGGGAATACGGCTACCTAATTGCTTACGACCGCAATCCCGATAATGCGTTTGACTATGTTATACGTGTACCGGAAGCTAATAGGAACTTTTATGTTCCAGCTGAAGATATTGAGGCGGAAGAACATTTATTAGTAGCTGAGGCTGAAAGAGCAACGCATGAAGCGTTAATTGATTATGCTTTGTCCACGTACAATGAGAAGCTGTTCCATCATTTGATGAACGGTGAAGATATGGATACAGAAGAGACGGAATCAACGTCAACAGAAAGTATGTCCCAAGCAGATTTCATCAAACAAGTGAATCTTAGAGCTTGGATTTAA
- the gatC gene encoding Asp-tRNA(Asn)/Glu-tRNA(Gln) amidotransferase subunit GatC: MSITVKDVQHVAKLARLQLSPEEEATFTEQMNAILQYAEKLNELDTENVKPTTHVLQVSNVMRDDVVKESLTQEEALLNAPDDEDGHFKVPAVLE, from the coding sequence ATGAGCATTACCGTTAAAGATGTGCAGCATGTGGCCAAGCTGGCTCGTCTGCAATTGAGCCCGGAAGAAGAGGCAACCTTTACAGAACAAATGAATGCTATTTTACAATATGCTGAGAAGTTGAATGAGCTAGATACGGAGAATGTGAAGCCGACCACGCATGTACTGCAGGTCAGTAATGTGATGCGTGACGATGTTGTGAAGGAAAGCCTAACGCAAGAGGAAGCACTTCTTAACGCGCCGGATGATGAAGACGGACATTTCAAGGTTCCAGCTGTTTTGGAATAA